The DNA segment CGGGCGTGTCGCGGGGATCGAAGCTCACGACGAGGGTGCGGTACTCCTTGCCCGCGCTCCAGGCGCTCTCCTTCATGGCCTGGAGCACGCCGTTCAGGACCAGCGAGCACAGCATCGGGCACTCGAAGTAACCGAGCACCAGGACGAGGGGCTTGTCCCCCGCCGCGTACCTGGCGAGCTCGACCTCCTGCCCCGACTGGTCGCGGAGCCGGAGCTTCTGCGGGAGCAGGGCTCCCGGCCGCTCGTCGATGTCGATGCCGGTGAGCTCGGTGGGGATGGTCGTGTCCGCGGCCCGCGCGCTCCGCGCCGGGGTGACCGTGGCCACCACGAGCGCGAGAACGGCGAGCAGGCCAGACAGCGGGCGGGACATCACTGCTCCGGAGCGGGGGTCGCCGGGGCCGCGGGCTTGGGCGCCGCGCCTGCAGGCTGGGCGGGCTTCGCGTCCGCGGGCTTGGCGGGCTTCACGGCCTCGGCGGGCTTGGCTGACTCGGCAGGCTTCGCAGGCGTGGCCGTACCAGCAGGCTTGGCGGCGTCCGAGGGCTTCGCCGCGTCCTTGTCGCCCGGCTTCGCTGCGTCCTCGGCCTTCGACGGCTCGCCGGCGGCGGAGCCCTCGTCGGGCTTCGCTGCGCCGTCCGCGGGCTGAGCGCCGTGCGGGATCGTGTGGATCTCCACCGGGGGGGCGGCCGCGCTCCTCACGCGCCTCTCCTGGTAGTCCTTCAGGGTGAGCGCGACGGCCTGATCGACCGGGATGCGGACGACGCCCTTCTTCTCGTCGGCCCACTGGTAGCGGCTGAGCCGCTCCTGCTCCATGGCCCGCAGGCCGCGGAGCGCGCTGTTCGGCGGCTCGAGCACCTTGCTCGAGATCTCGTGCTCCATCGTCGACTTGAAGATCTCGTTGACGAAGAGCACGGTCACCACGATGGAGAACAGCGTGGCGATCACGATCACGAAGATGAGCGAGTTGTTCGGTCGATCCGCCTCGGCCTGGGCCTCGTCGTGATCGGTCGCTGTGTTGTCGGTCGCTTCGCTCATGGCCGGCTCCTTACGGGTTGTCGATCCGAGCCGCTTCGGCAAGGTGAGGGTCGTTCAGGGGATACAGCGGGCTCTTGGCCGCCTGGAGCGCGAGCATCCAGGCTCCCACGCCCAGCGGGCCGAGCAGGCCGGCGAGGTCGATCCAGCTCAGGTGCAGGTGGTGATCCACGTTCGGCATGACGAGCCAGTAGAGGTCGACATAGTGCATCACGAGGAGGAGCACCGACGCCGCGCCGAGCACGAGCGGGCTCCGCTTCGCGTGTCGCGACAGGAGGACGAGGAACGGGATGACGAAGTGCCCGAACAGCAAGGCCAGGCTCACGACGTGCCACGAGCCCTCCCAGCGGTGGCGGTAGAAGATCGTCTCCTCGGGGATGTTCGCGTACCAGATCAGGATGAACTGCGAGAACGCGATGTAGGCCCAGAAGATCGTGAAACCGAAGAGCAGCTTGCCGATGTCGTGCTGGCGCTCGACGTTGCTCACCTTGCGCAGGAGCCCCGCCTTGTGGAGCGCGATCGTGATCAGCGCGAGCGCCGAGAGGGAGCTCGTGGCCGAGCCGGCGAACACGTAGACGCCGAAGATCGTCGAGTACCAGTGCGGGTCGATGCTCATCAGCCAGTCGAACGCCGCGAACGAGATGGTCAGGGCGAAGACGATGACGGCCGGGGCCGCTCCGGCGCGCATCCTCGCGGTGGGCCGGAAATCGGCGCTCTTGTCCTGCGCGCGGGAGGTCTTGATAAACCAGAGCGCGAGGCCCGCCCACGCCGCGAGGAACACCACGGCGCGAATGTAGAAGAAGGTCGGGTTCAGGTAGGGCGCCTTCTGGTGGAGCACATGATCGTTCGCGGCGTCGGGCCCCATCCAGTGATGGTAGATGTCGTGGGCGAGCACCGCGACCGGGAGGAACAGCACGATGCAGGCGGGCAGGATGCCGCTCATCCACTCCATGTGGCGGCGCGCGGCCGCCGACCAGCGCGCGCGGGTCAGGTGCTGGATGATCACGAAGAACAGCGCGCCGAGCGCGATCGTCACGAGCCACGTGAAGCCGGTGAGGTACGAGAACGCAAAGCGCTTCGTGTCAGTCACCGCCGCCGCCGCCGAGAGCACCACGCCGACGATCGCCAGCGCCATGCTCCCCGAGACGAGCCGCTTCGCGACCGCCGGATCGAGGACCTTCGTGTCCTCGGCCAGAGCACTTCCGTGGGACTTCATGGAGTTCCGCTCTCCTTCGCGATGTTGCCCCGCTGGGCCTCGGGCACGTCGTCGATGTGCGCGTGCTGGCTGTGCTGCAGCACGCGCACCCACGTGACGATCGCCCACCGGTCCTTGACCGGGATCTGCTTCCGATAAGCCGGCATGTTGCGCACGCCGTTCGTGATGACGTTGAAGATCTCGCCGTCGGGCAGGCCGAGGGCCCGGTCCGACGCGAGGTCGATGGGGGGCGGGTATCCGCGCTTCACCACCATGCCCTGGCCGCTCCCGCTGTGGTCGTGGCACGGGGTGCAGTAGATGTGGAAGCGATCCTGGCCGCGCCGGATCACCGCCTCATCGACGGTGATGGGCGCAAGCGCCAGGAACGTCTCGCCGTCCTTCTCCTTGCCGGTGCGGAAGGCCTCGCTCTCGTCGAGCGATCCCTGGGCCACCGTGCCCTCGACGATCGGCCGCATCGCCCGCCCGTCGGGGAACAAGCGCGTGCCCTCCTCGGGCTGGAACTTGGGCTGCCAGTCCATGTCTCCGAAGACGTGGATCGGCGGATCGCTGCTCGCCTGTCCACGGCAGCCTGCCAGGACGAGGAGGAGGGGAATGCTCCAGCGCTTCACGACGAGACCTCCCGGATGCTCTGGGCGCCGAGGCGCTGGAGGAGGCTGCGCGTCTCCGTGGAATCGAACTTCGGGTCGCTCGCCTCGACGCTGATGAAGAAGGCGTCGTCGGTCGCGCGCGGGAACGAGGGGTGCGTCATGGTGGGGTGGAACAAGGTGGGCAGGCGCCCGAGCGCGAAGAGCCCGAAGAAGCACGTGAGCGCCGCGAAGAGGACCGTGAGCTCGAAGAAGATGGGGATGAAGGCCTGGTACGAGAAAGACTGCTTGCCGCTGATGATGAGCGGATAGTCGTAGTACTGCGTGTACCAGGCGAGCGCGATGGCGCTGGCGAGCCCCGCCGTGCCGCCGCCGAGCACGAGCCACGGCAGCGGAGACGGCTTGAGCCCCATCGCCTTCTCCAGCCCGTGCACGGGGAACGGCGTGTGCGCGTCGAAGCGGCTGTACCCGGCGTCCCGGAGCGCCTCGCACGCGTGATAGATGTCCTTCGGGCTCGTGAAGTAGCCCATGATCCCGAACAGGGCAGACTCCCCGTCCGCCTCCTGCTCGGCCTTGCGCTCCAGCTTGCGCTCGATCGAGAGCGCGGCCTGACCGTGCGGCCCGCTGTCGTGGGGCTCGGAGTACTCCGCGTCGTCCTCGGGCACGTGGCCCTGCGGCTCGATGTCGGGCTGGCTGTCGCGCGCGGAGCCCTTGTGCGCTCGTGCCTCCTCGGCCGAGGCGGGCTTCCCGGAGCGCTTCTGGCGTCGGGCATCGCTGTTACGCTGCATGATGAGCCTCGTCGTTGCTGTGCGAGCCGTGAGGATCGGCCGCCGCCGTGACCCCCTTCACCTCGCTGATCGCGACCATCGGCAGGTAGCGGACGAACAGCAGGAAGAGCGTGAAGAAGAGGCCGAACGAACCGAAGAACGTCGAGATGTCCCAGATGGTCGGGCGGAAGTAGGTCCAGCTCGAGGGGAGGAAGTCGCGGTGGAGGCTCGTCACGATGATGACGAAGCGCTCGAACCACATCCCGATGTTGACCAGGATCGAGAGGATGAACATCGCGGGGATGCTGGTGCGCACCTTCTTGAACCAGAAGAGCTGCGGGAAGATCACGTTGCAGCTCACCATGGTCCAGTAGGCCCAGGCGTACGGGCCGAGGATGCGGTTCCGGAAGGCGAACTGCTCGTAGCCGTTGCCGCTGTACCAGGCGATGAAGAGCTCCATCCCGTACGCGTAACCGACCATGGTGCCGGTCGCGACGATGACCTTGTTCATGTTCTCGAGGTGCCGCATCGTGATGAGGCCCTCGAGGCCGAACGCCTTCCGCGCGAACACCATCAGCGTGACGACCATCGCGAACCCGCTGAAGATGGCGCCCGCGACGAAGTACGGCGGGAAGATCGTCGTGTGCCAGCCGGGGACGATCGAGACGGCGAAGTCGAACGACACGATCGTGTGCACGCTGAGCACGAGCGGCGTCGAGAGCCCGGCGAAGATCAGGTAGGCCTTCTCGTAGTGCAGCCAGTGGCGGTGCGAGCCGCGCCAGCCGAGACAGAGGATCCCGAAGACGATCTGCTTCGTCCGGGTCGTGGCCCGGTCGCGGATCGTGGCGAGATCAGGGATGAGCCCGACGAACCAGAACAGGGTCGAGACCGTCGCGTAGGTCGAGACGGCGAACACGTCCCAGAGCAGCGGGCTCTTGAAGTTCGGCCAGATGCTCATCTGGTTCGGGATCGGGAACAGCCAGTGGGCGAACCAGATCCGGCCCAGGTGGGCCACCGGGTAGATGGCGGCGCACGCGACCGCGAAGATCGTCATCGCCTCCGCGGCCCGGTTGATGCTCGTCCTCCACTTCTGGCGGAAGAGGAAGAGGATGGCGCTGATCAGCGTGCCGGCGTGGCCGATACCGACCCAGAACACGAAGCCGGTGATGTCCCACGCCCAGTTGACCGTGGTGTTCAGCCCCCAGATACCGATACCGGTACCGACGAGGTGAGCGAGCGAGCCGGCGAGGATAAGGAGGATGCTGAGGGCAAGGCACAGCAGCACGAGCCACCCCGGGGGGCGCTTGCTGAGGATGATGCCCGAGACCTTGTCGGTGAGAGAGCGGAAGTCGTCCTTCCCCTGCACGAGGGGCGCCTCGTCCAAGAGGGCGGCGCGGTCCGAGAGCCGGGGGTGGTCGACCTGGAGGGGTGCTGTGGCGCTCATGCGTCGGCGAGCTCCGGGTTCTTGTTGCGAATCTTGGCGAGGTAGGTGACCCGCGGCTTGGTGTTGATCTCGTCCAGCAGCCTGTAACCGCGCGGGCTAGCGGACGTGGCGGCCACCTGGCTCGTGGCGTCGTCGAGGTCGCCGAAGACGATGGCCTGCGTCGGGCAAGCGCCCTGGCACGCGGTCACGATCTCGCCGTCCTTGATGTGGTCCCGACCCTCTCGCTTGGCGTCGATCTTGGCGTGGTTGATCCGCTGCACGCAGAAGGTGCACTTCTCCATGACGCCCCGCGATCGGACGGTGACGTTGGGGTTGAACTGCATCTTCCGCTCCTCCGAGTCCGGCTGGCCGTACTCGAGGAAGTTGAAGCGACGGACCTTGTAAGGGCAGTTGTTGGCGCAGTACTTCGTGCCGACGCACCGGTTGTACGCCATGTCGTTCAGCCCCTCGGGGCTGTGCGTCGTGGCGGCGACCGGGCAGACCTGCTCGCACGGCGCGTTCTCGCAGTGCTGGCAGGGGAGCGGCTGCTGGATGCTCTCCGGCTCGTTCGGGTCCGTGCCCTGGAAGTAGCGGTCGATCCGGAGCCAGTGCATCTCGCGCGTCATGCGCACGCCTTCGGCGCCGACGACCGGGATGTTGTTCTCGGCCTGGCAGGCGACGACGCACGCGTTGCACCCGATGCAGGCGTTGAGATCGATGCTCATGCCCCACGCGTGCCCCTGCCGCCGGTTCGGCTCCTTGAACAGGCTGAGCAGCGGCGGCACGTGCACCTGCTTCTGGGCGAACTCCGTGTCCTTCTGGAACTCGTCGAGCGTCCCCTCGCGCGCGAGCGGGCGGCCCTCCATCACGAAGTGCTCCTGCGTGCGCGCCAGCGCCACCACCTCGCCGGCCTTCTCCAGCGAGAAGCCGCCGGCGAGCTCGAAGGCGTCGCTCTTCCGCAGCGGGGTCGTGTCGACGCCGACGCCATGGCCGACCCGGAGCTGCGCGCGCCGGCCCTGGCCGATGGTGATACCCACCGAGTCGTCCGCCTGCCCCGGCGCAACGAGGACGGGGATCCGCACCGACGCGCCGCTGCCCGTCAGCGTCACGACGTCGCCGTCCTTCAGGCCGAGCCGCGCCGCCGTCGAGGGCGAGAGGTTCGCGGCGCTGCCCCAGGTGAGCTTCGTCATCGGGTGGGGCAGCTCCTGGAGCCACCCGTTGTTCGCGAACCGGCCGTCCCACGCGTGCACGTCGGGCCGGAAG comes from the Sorangium aterium genome and includes:
- a CDS encoding DUF3341 domain-containing protein — its product is MQRNSDARRQKRSGKPASAEEARAHKGSARDSQPDIEPQGHVPEDDAEYSEPHDSGPHGQAALSIERKLERKAEQEADGESALFGIMGYFTSPKDIYHACEALRDAGYSRFDAHTPFPVHGLEKAMGLKPSPLPWLVLGGGTAGLASAIALAWYTQYYDYPLIISGKQSFSYQAFIPIFFELTVLFAALTCFFGLFALGRLPTLFHPTMTHPSFPRATDDAFFISVEASDPKFDSTETRSLLQRLGAQSIREVSS
- the nrfD gene encoding NrfD/PsrC family molybdoenzyme membrane anchor subunit, yielding MSATAPLQVDHPRLSDRAALLDEAPLVQGKDDFRSLTDKVSGIILSKRPPGWLVLLCLALSILLILAGSLAHLVGTGIGIWGLNTTVNWAWDITGFVFWVGIGHAGTLISAILFLFRQKWRTSINRAAEAMTIFAVACAAIYPVAHLGRIWFAHWLFPIPNQMSIWPNFKSPLLWDVFAVSTYATVSTLFWFVGLIPDLATIRDRATTRTKQIVFGILCLGWRGSHRHWLHYEKAYLIFAGLSTPLVLSVHTIVSFDFAVSIVPGWHTTIFPPYFVAGAIFSGFAMVVTLMVFARKAFGLEGLITMRHLENMNKVIVATGTMVGYAYGMELFIAWYSGNGYEQFAFRNRILGPYAWAYWTMVSCNVIFPQLFWFKKVRTSIPAMFILSILVNIGMWFERFVIIVTSLHRDFLPSSWTYFRPTIWDISTFFGSFGLFFTLFLLFVRYLPMVAISEVKGVTAAADPHGSHSNDEAHHAA
- a CDS encoding c-type cytochrome encodes the protein MKRWSIPLLLVLAGCRGQASSDPPIHVFGDMDWQPKFQPEEGTRLFPDGRAMRPIVEGTVAQGSLDESEAFRTGKEKDGETFLALAPITVDEAVIRRGQDRFHIYCTPCHDHSGSGQGMVVKRGYPPPIDLASDRALGLPDGEIFNVITNGVRNMPAYRKQIPVKDRWAIVTWVRVLQHSQHAHIDDVPEAQRGNIAKESGTP